The Rana temporaria chromosome 13, aRanTem1.1, whole genome shotgun sequence genome has a window encoding:
- the LOC120920217 gene encoding GSK3B-interacting protein: protein MEVDYNPMDFPINAVHDQDLDRDLEGVDVKDMRLEAEAIVNDVLFAVANMFVSKNLPCAVDMAYINVEIKEGTRYCLELTDAGLRVVGFAFDQVGSGCHSQYHETVYSLLDSLSPAYREAFGNALLRRLEALNGDDQS, encoded by the exons ATGGAAGTGGATTACAACCCCATGGATTTTCCTATTAATGCTGTCCATGATCAAGATTTGGACAGAGATCTGGAAGGGGTGGATGTGAAAGACATGAGGCTGGAAGCTGAAGCCATCGTGAATGACGTCTTGTTTGCCGTCGCCAACATGTTTGTCTCCAAAAACTTGCCATGCGCTGTGGACATGGCCTACATCAATGTGGAGATTAAGGAGGGGACCAGATACTGCCTTGAACTCACAGATGCTGGATTAAGG GTAGTCGGATTTGCATTTGATCAGGTTGGCTCGGGATGCCACAGCCAGTATCATGAAACCGTCTACTCCTTGCTGGATTCCCTGAGCCCCGCATATCGTGAGGCCTTTGGCAACGCCCTGCTGCGGAGGCTGGAAGCACTAAACGGAGACGACCAGTCATGA